Proteins co-encoded in one Phycodurus eques isolate BA_2022a chromosome 21, UOR_Pequ_1.1, whole genome shotgun sequence genomic window:
- the ccr9b gene encoding C-C chemokine receptor type 9: MDDFLPSPYMTTATDDFVTEPFDYSGDYDTGPTQMTGMCDRSWVRQFRGWYEPPLFWTIFTLGALGNLMVIWIYGTVRNRLKTMTDVYLLNLAVADLLFLCTLPFWAADAVKGWDFGRGLCKTVSAVYKINFFSSTFLLTCISVDRYIAIVQVTKAQNWKKKRLFYSKLACLAVWFVSTLFALPEFLFAHVKTDLSGSAFCVMVYWNNANNRTKILVLALQICVGFVLPLLVMIFCYSVIIRTLLQARSFEKHKALRVIFIVVFVFLASQLPYNGLLMVEASQAANATITDCGVVKRFDVAGQVAKSLAYTHACLNPFLYVFVGVRFRQDLLKLTRSCTRGPGRGGIPKVQAVPKRPSVATDTETTPALSL, encoded by the exons ATGGATGACTTCTTACCTTCGCCATATATGACAACAGCAACAGATGACTTTGTCACT GAACCTTTTGATTACTCGGGCGATTATGATACCGGCCCCACCCAGATGACCGGCATGTGCGACAGGAGCTGGGTCAGGCAGTTCCGAGGGTGGTACGAGCCCCCCCTCTTCTGGACCATATTCACGCTGGGCGCGCTGGGCAACCTGATGGTGATCTGGATCTACGGCACCGTGCGCAACCGGCTGAAAACCATGACGGACGTCTACCTGCTCAACCTGGCCGTGGCCGACCTCCTCTTCCTGTGCACGCTGCCGTTCTGGGCGGCCGACGCCGTCAAAGGCTGGGACTTCGGCCGGGGTCTCTGCAAGACGGTGTCTGCCGTGTACAAGATCAACTTCTTCAGCAGCACCTTCCTGCTGACGTGCATCAGCGTGGACCGCTACATCGCCATCGTGCAGGTCACCAAGGCTCAGAACTGGAAGAAGAAGCGTCTGTTCTACAGTAAACTGGCCTGTCTGGCGGTGTGGTTCGTCTCCACTCTCTTCGCCTTGCCCGAGTTCCTGTTCGCCCACGTGAAGACCGACCTGAGCGGGTCGGCCTTCTGCGTGATGGTCTACTGGAACAACGCAAACAACCGCACCAAGATCCTGGTGCTGGCCCTGCAGATCTGCGTGGGCTTCGTCCTTCCTCTCCTCGTCATGATCTTCTGCTACTCGGTCATCATCCGCACCCTTCTGCAGGCCAGGAGCTTCGAGAAGCACAAGGCCCTGCGTGTCATCTTCATCGTGGTCTTTGTGTTCTTGGCCTCCCAGCTGCCGTACAACGGCCTACTGATGGTGGAGGCCTCGCAGGCCGCCAACGCCACCATCACCGACTGCGGCGTGGTCAAGCGCTTCGACGTGGCCGGACAGGTGGCCAAGAGCCTGGCGTACACCCACGCCTGCCTCAACCCCTTCTTGTACGTCTTTGTGGGAGTGCGCTTCAGGCAGGACCTTCTGAAGTTGACGAGGTCGTGCACCCGTGGACCGGGCAGAGGCGGGATCCCCAAAGTCCAGGCGGTTCCCAAACGTCCGTCGGTTGCGACGGACACCGAAACTACGCCAGCTCTTTCCTTATGA